A section of the Enterobacter sp. C2 genome encodes:
- the minE gene encoding cell division topological specificity factor MinE: protein MALLDFFLSRKKSTANIAKERLQIIVAERRRSDAEPHYLPQLRKDILEVICKYVQIDPEMVTVQLEQKDGDISILELNVTLPEAEETK from the coding sequence ATGGCATTACTAGACTTTTTTCTCTCACGAAAGAAGAGTACCGCTAACATAGCGAAAGAGCGCCTGCAGATCATCGTGGCTGAGCGTCGCCGCAGCGATGCCGAGCCACACTATTTGCCGCAGCTGCGCAAAGATATTCTGGAAGTCATTTGTAAGTATGTGCAGATCGATCCAGAAATGGTGACGGTACAGCTGGAACAAAAAGACGGCGATATTTCTATTCTTGAGCTGAACGTTACCCTACCGGAAGCTGAAGAGACGAAATAA
- the rnd gene encoding ribonuclease D, with the protein MNYQMITTNDALATMSEAARAFPALAIDTEFVRTRTYYPQLGLIQVYDGQQVSLIDPLEITDWTPFRELMMDRAVTKFLHAGSEDLEVFLNVFGELPQPLIDTQILAAFSGRPLSWGFASMVEEYTGLALDKSESRTDWLARPLTERQCDYAAADVWYLLPIAHKLMAETEAAGWLPAALDECRLMQVRRQEVLAPEEAWRDISNAWQLRTRQLACLQLLAAWRLRKARERDLAVNFVVREENLWAVARYMPGSLGELDSIGLSGSEIRFHGKTLLAMVAQAQALPEASLPEPLLNLLDMPGYRRAFKAIKALVQEVSVAKGVSAELLASRRQINQLLNWHWNIKSFATLPELISGWRGELMASSLQALLLEFPR; encoded by the coding sequence TTGAACTACCAGATGATCACCACTAACGACGCGCTGGCGACCATGAGCGAGGCGGCGCGCGCGTTTCCGGCGCTAGCCATCGATACCGAGTTTGTCCGCACCCGCACCTACTATCCGCAGCTGGGCCTGATCCAGGTCTACGACGGCCAGCAGGTTTCGCTGATCGATCCGCTGGAGATCACCGACTGGACGCCGTTCCGCGAGCTGATGATGGATCGCGCGGTCACCAAGTTCCTCCACGCCGGCAGTGAAGATCTGGAAGTTTTTCTCAACGTGTTTGGCGAGCTGCCGCAGCCGCTGATCGATACCCAGATCCTTGCCGCCTTCAGCGGCCGTCCGCTGTCGTGGGGCTTCGCCTCCATGGTTGAGGAGTACACCGGTCTGGCGCTGGATAAAAGCGAATCCCGCACCGACTGGCTGGCGCGTCCACTGACCGAGCGCCAGTGCGACTATGCCGCCGCCGACGTCTGGTATCTGCTGCCTATCGCCCACAAGCTAATGGCGGAGACCGAGGCGGCGGGCTGGCTGCCCGCTGCGCTGGACGAGTGCCGCTTGATGCAGGTGCGCCGTCAGGAAGTGCTGGCCCCGGAAGAGGCGTGGCGCGATATTAGCAACGCCTGGCAGCTGCGTACCCGTCAGCTGGCCTGCCTGCAGCTGCTGGCGGCGTGGCGTCTGCGTAAGGCGCGCGAGCGCGATCTGGCGGTAAACTTTGTCGTGCGGGAAGAGAACCTGTGGGCGGTCGCGCGCTATATGCCGGGCAGCCTCGGCGAGCTGGACAGCATCGGGCTCTCGGGGAGCGAGATCCGCTTCCACGGTAAAACGCTGCTGGCGATGGTCGCTCAGGCTCAGGCATTGCCGGAAGCGTCGCTCCCGGAGCCGCTGCTGAACCTACTTGATATGCCAGGCTATCGCCGGGCCTTCAAGGCGATTAAGGCGCTGGTGCAGGAGGTGAGTGTGGCAAAAGGGGTGAGCGCCGAGCTGCTGGCCTCGCGTCGACAAATAAATCAGCTGCTTAACTGGCACTGGAATATTAAATCGTTTGCCACCCTGCCGGAACTTATCTCCGGCTGGCGCGGTGAATTAATGGCATCAAGCCTTCAGGCACTGCTGCTGGAATTTCCTCGCTAG